The following proteins are encoded in a genomic region of Primulina huaijiensis isolate GDHJ02 chromosome 3, ASM1229523v2, whole genome shotgun sequence:
- the LOC140973286 gene encoding trihelix transcription factor ENAP1-like: protein MDDEDEASYRLNAFGAIDKKFSSKNVNTYPGHPFVEDDNDDNEEENRDSEGEEDDNDNEDDVDGGNGVQRIDSDDHDDDEDDHDDDDYNGSQKYPKKRKIKTLSSYKFAPRVPKPTHGGRNSPTEWTEKETFILLDVWGDRFLKQGKKSLRSEEWQEVADMVSHESKSERTNAQCRNRLDTLKKKYKKEKIKSGEGEGSTCDWVYFKKMDMLLSSHAQQAGLSCGVDSGEYVFMNPKVYLNRSNGLDEMRDSPGNSESSKGEEHESDNLLPPKKMKTAKYRRSGASVKLLADSILKFSEIYERIENSRRQQLVELENMRMEFHRDLESQRRHILEKTQAEIAKIHHREDEGNENGSG, encoded by the coding sequence ATGGATGATGAGGATGAAGCAAGCTACCGTCTCAATGCTTTTGGTGCAATAGATAAgaaattttcttccaaaaatgTCAACACTTATCCTGGTCATCCGTTTGTTGAGGATGACAATGATGATAATGAGGAGGAGAATAGAGATAGTGAAGGAGAAGAAGATGACAATGATAATGAGGATGATGTTGATGGAGGGAATGGTGTTCAAAGGATCGACTCAGATGATCATGATGACGACGAAGATGATCATGATGACGATGATTATAACGGCTCACAGAAGTACCCAAAAAAAAGGAAGATAAAGACCTTATCGAGTTATAAATTTGCGCCTAGAGTACCAAAACCAACTCATGGTGGACGTAATTCACCTACAGAATGGACGGAAAAGGAGACTTTTATCTTGCTTGATGTTTGGGGTGATAGGTTTCTCAAACAGGGGAAAAAAAGTCTTCGCTCTGAAGAGTGGCAAGAAGTTGCCGACATGGTTTCTCATGAGTCAAAAAGTGAAAGAACCAATGCTCAGTGTCGGAATCGTTTGGATACGTTGAAGAAGAAGTACAAAAAGGAGAAGATAAAGTCGGGAGAGGGTGAAGGTTCAACTTGTGATTGGGTGTACTTCAAGAAGATGGATATGCTATTATCATCACATGCACAACAAGCTGGTCTTTCTTGTGGTGTTGACTCGGGAGAATATGTTTTCATGAACCCTAAAGTTTATCTGAATCGCTCAAATGGGTTGGATGAGATGAGGGATAGCCCTGGAAATTCAGAATCCTCCAAGGGTGAGGAACATGAATCGGACAACCTTCTTCCgcccaagaaaatgaagactGCAAAATACAGGCGAAGTGGAGCTTCTGTAAAACTGCTTGCTGATTCTATTCTGAAGTTCAGTGAGATTTATGAAAGGATCGAGAATAGTAGGAGGCAGCAATTGGTAGAGCTGGAGAATATGAGGATGGAGTTCCATAGAGATTTGGAATCGCAGAGGAGGCATATTCTTGAGAAAACTCAAGCTGAGATTGCGAAGATACACCATCGAGAAGATGAAGGAAATGAGAATGGCAGCGGTTGA
- the LOC140973288 gene encoding uncharacterized protein → MKAVSSAKCCIDFMWAVRYGFRYHHLQRAVPRARCWDQIFGVDKANLQKKKDEEKALKELKAKAQRKGAFGRSGLKKSGKK, encoded by the exons ATGAAAGCTGTGTCATCTGCCAAATGCTGTATAGATTTTATGTGGGCTGTTCGATATGGATTTCGATACCATCATCTTCAAAGGGCTGTGCCACGTGCTCGATGCTGGGACCAGATTTTTGGT GTTGATAAGGCTAATCTTCAAAAGAAAAAGGATGAAGAAAAG GCTCTGAAGGAGCTCAAGGCGAAGGCGCAACGAAAGGGTGCATTTGGTCGCTCTGGTCTGAAGAAAAGTGGGAAGAAATGA
- the LOC140973287 gene encoding uncharacterized protein, with protein MAFLQLSLSLSSKIPAMTPVSSPCLTSTSSETGTKTMASVSLPPPLIGFRSIRFPVLRRGIRRSLVVGMAPKEKKMTRRSPLDFPIEWDRPKPGRRPDIFPQFSPMKTPLPSPMPADPPEEDDDEEEEKKEEDSDKENPEEPEQL; from the exons ATGGCGTTTCTCCAATTATCCCTCTCTTTATCAAGCAAAATCCCGGCTATGACGCCGGTGTCGTCTCCATGTCTTACTTCAACCTCATCCGAAACGGGGACAAAGACAATGGCGTCTGTTTCTCTTCCTCCGCCTTTGATTGGTTTCAGGAGCATTCGCTTTCCGGTATTGAGGCGAGGAATTCGAAGATCATTGGTTGTGGGTATGGCTCCAAAAGAAAAGAAGATGACTCGACGCTCCCCTCTCGATTTTCCTATC GAGTGGGATAGGCCAAAGCCTGGAAGGAGACCCGACATATTCCCCCAGTTCAGCCCAATGAAAACTCCATTGCCATCACCAATGCCGGCCGATCCGCCTGAAGAAGACGATGAcgaggaagaagaaaagaaagaggAAGATTCTGATAAAGAGAATCCAGAAGAGCCCGAACAGCTGTAA
- the LOC140972129 gene encoding mitochondrial arginine transporter BAC2-like, with amino-acid sequence MDFWPEYLASSWGREFVAGGFGGTAGVITGYPLDTLRILQQQSGKTGSAFSILRRVVATDGPSALYRGMAAPFASVTFQNAIAFQTYAILSRVLDSNIAADDPPSYRAVALGGIGTGAVQSLLLSPVELIKIRLQLQQQTNQTTSQSSIQKGPIGVAKFIFKTEGWRGLYRGLTITVLRDAPAHGVYFLTYEYMREQLHPGCRKNGQEPFGTMLLAGGLAGVASWIGSYPLDVIKTRIQSQSLPLRYSGIIDCFTRIVRDEGYNVLWRGLGTAVTRAFIVNGAIFTAYEVALRCLFHDNGT; translated from the exons ATGGATTTTTGGCCGGAGTATCTAGCGAGCAGTTGGGGCAGAGAATTTGTGGCAGGCGGGTTCGGCGGCACCGCCGGTGTTATCACGGGATATCCGCTAGATACGCTGAGAATTCTGCAGCAGCAATCAGGCAAAACTGGGTCTGCTTTCAGCATTCTCCGCCGTGTGGTTGCGACTGATGGTCCCTCCGCTCTGTACCGGGGAATGGCGGCTCCGTTTGCTTCTGTCACTTTCCAG AATGCCATCGCTTTCCAAACATATGCCATACTATCTAGAGTACTAGACTCAAACATCGCTGCAGATGATCCACCCTCATACAGAGCAGTTGCTCTCGGAGGAATCGGCACAGGAGCTGTACAAAGCCTGCTTCTCAGCCCTGTCGAGTTGATAAAAATACGTCTACAGCTGCAGCAGCAAACCAACCAAACAACCAGCCAATCGAGTATCCAAAAGGGTCCAATAGGCGTCGCCAAATTCATATTCAAAACGGAAGGTTGGAGAGGGCTATACCGCGGTTTAACCATCACTGTTCTGAGAGATGCACCGGCTCACGGTGTGTACTTTTTGACATACGAGTATATGAGAGAACAACTCCATCCAGGATGCCGGAAGAACGGTCAAGAACCATTTGGAACCATGCTTCTGGCAGGTGGTCTTGCGGGAGTGGCTAGTTGGATCGGTTCCTACCCTTTAGATGTGATCAAAACAAGAATCCAATCACAGTCGTTGCCTTTGAGATATTCCGGGATCATCGATTGCTTTACGCGAATTGTGAGAGATGAAGGGTATAATGTGCTCTGGAGAGGTTTAGGTACTGCTGTTACTAGAGCATTTATCGTGAATGGGGCCATTTTTACTGCATATGAGGTAGCTCTCAGGTGCTTGTTTCACGACAATGGTACTTGA
- the LOC140973289 gene encoding kinesin-like protein KIN-13B, with product MNAVGRQRSGASGAHHQRQYSENFLETSSNGRWLQSAGLQHQQSSNNAVPPIQDFGYYNGGGQDSRMYRSVQGQRTYGGGSDFLSEPLTPPGYPRQRKNGEEPVSLNEYSPGLLDLHSFDTELLSEMPVPGLYDVPSMNHISRGRSFDDADAYFGNIKQAGKTRGLEESNVLKSLSADNVKASNVAKIKVVVRKRPINKKELAKNEEDIIETFSNSLVVHETKLKVDLTEYLEKHEFVFDAVLDEEVSNDEVYRETVEPIVPIIFQRTKATCFAYGQTGSGKTYTMKPLPLKAVRDILRLMHHTYRNQGFQLFVSFFEIYGGKLFDLLSDRKKLCMREDGKQQVCIVGLQEYRVSDVDTVKELIERGNATRSTGTTGANEESSRSHAILQLSVKRSADVSETKPARVVGKLSFIDLAGSERGADTTDNDKQTRMEGAEINKSLLALKECIRALDNDQGHIPFRGSKLTEVLRDSFVGNSRTVMISCVSPNAGSCEHTLNTLRYADRVKSLSKGNSKRDVLSSTANLKESTTQPLSSIMPPTSTFEDEAGDSWLEQTEKDEYEEDFYEQEKPSLKNSKAESLNFATSDDKTKRANGQAKWKEPPKSEMTCSNSDDNLDALLKEEEDLVNAHRRQVEETMDLVREEMNLLVEADQPGNQLDDYISKLNTILSQKAAGILQLQNRLALFQKRLKEHNVLVSSGY from the exons ATGAATGCTGTGGGAAGGCAAAGATCGGGTGCATCGGGGGCTCACCATCAGCGGCAGTACTCCGAAAACTTCCTCGAGACTTCCTCGAATGGACGTTGGCTGCAATCAGCTGGTCTGCAACACCAGCAGTCCTCGAACAATGCAGTTCCTCCAATTCAG GATTTTGGGTATTACAATGGAGGGGGTCAGGATTCGAGAATGTATAGGAGTGTGCAGGGGCAGAGAACGTACGGAGGGGGAAGTGATTTTCTTTCGGAGCCATTGACGCCTCCGGGGTATCCGAGGCAGAGGAAGAATGGGGAGGAGCCAGTTTCGTTGAATGAGTATAGCCCGGGGCTCTTGGATCTGCATTCGTTCGACACTGAGTTGCTTTCGGAG ATGCCAGTTCCTGGTCTTTATGATGTGCCCTCAATGAATCATATTTCTCGGGGAAGAAGCTTTGATGACGCAGATGCATATTTTGGAAACATCAAACAAGCTGGCAAAACTCGTGGCTTGGAAGAGAGCAATGTTCTGAAAAGCCTGTCAGCTGATAATGTGAAGGCAAGCAATGTTGCAAAGATTAAAGTGGTG GTCCGCAAAAGACCAATTAACAAAAAGGAATTGGCTAAGAATGAGGAGGACATTATAGAAACCTTTTCAAATTCTCTTGTGGTCCATGAGACAAAACTTAAG GTTGATTTGACTGAGTATTTGGAGAAACATGAATTTGTCTTTGATGCTGTGCTGGATGAAGAAGTTTCAAATGATGAG GTGTACCGTGAAACAGTGGAGCCTATTGTCCCCATCATTTTCCAACGTACAAAAGCAACTTGCTTTGCTTATGGGCAAACAG GAAGTGGCAAAACATATACAATGAAACCACTGCCGCTCAAAGCAGTAAGGGATATCTTGAGGCTCATGCATCACACTTACAGGAACCAAGGCTTTCAACTATTTGTCAGTTTCTTTGAGATATATGGAGGAAAACTCTTTGATCTGCTCAGTGATAGAAA AAAACTTTGCATGAGAGAGGATGGCAAGCAACAAGTGTGTATTGTTGGCTTGCAAGAGTATCGAGTTTCAGATGTGGATACAGTCAAGGAACTTATTGAGCGAGGAAATGCAACAAGAAGTACCGGCACCACAGGTGCAAACGAAGAATCATCTCGATCACATGCCATTCTTCAGCTTTCTGTTAAGAGGTCAGCTGATGTCAGTGAAACCAAACCTGCTCGGGTTGTTGGCAAACTCTCCTTCATTGACCTTGCTGGAAGCGAACGGGGTGCAGATACTACTGATAATGATAAGCAGACCAG AATGGAAGGGGCTGAGATAAATAAAAGTTTGCTAGCATTGAAGGAGTGTATTAGAGCACTTGACAATGATCAAGGCCACATTCCATTTCGAGGCAGTAAATTGACAGAAGTTTTAAGGGATTCATTTGTTGGAAATTCTCGCACTGTAATGATTTCCTGTGTCTCACCAAATGCAGGATCTTGTGAACATACATTGAATACATTACGATATGCAGACAG ggTGAAAAGCCTTTCAAAAGGCAACTCCAAAAGAGATGTTTTATCTTCAACTGCAAATCTGAAGGAGTCAACAACACAGCCTTTATCTTCAATCATGCCACCAACATCAACTTTTGAAGATGAAGCAGGTGATTCATGGCTTGAACAAACTGAGAAGGATGAATATGAAGAAGATTTCTATGAGCAAGAGAAGCCATCATTGAAGAACTCGAAAGCTGAGTCACTCAACTTCGCAACTTCGGATGATAAAACAAAGAGAGCTAATGGCCAGGCGAAGTGGAAGGAGCCACCTAAATCAGAAATGACTTGTTCAAATTCAGATGACAATCTAGATGCTCTATTGAAg GAAGAGGAAGATCTTGTTAATGCTCACAGGAGACAAGTGGAGGAAACAATGGATCTTGTTAGAGAG GAGATGAATCTATTGGTTGAGGCAGATCAACCAGGAAATCAACTGGATGACTATATCTCCAAATTAAACACAATCCTATCCCAGAAAGCTGCTGGTATCTTACAGTTACAGAATCGCTTGGCTCTATTCCAAAAACGCTTGAAGGAACACAATGTTCTCGTGTCATCTGGCTATTAA
- the LOC140973291 gene encoding probable pectate lyase 5 produces the protein MGIPLFTLMLSLLLVPLLTLSSPIPDPELVVQEFNEKVNASRRNLGVLSCGASNPIDECWSCDPNWKNNRKQLADCAIGFGRQAIGGRDGKIYVVTDAGDDAVNPKPGTLRYGCIQSEPLWIVFSRDMVIKLKQELMITSFKTIDGRGVSVHIANGPCITLQYVRNVIIHGINIHDCKQGGNAYVRDSTKHFGWRGLSDGDGVSIFSSSNIWIDHCSLSNCQDGLIDAIRGSTAITISNNYMTHHDKVMLLGHSDSYTRDKAMQITIAFNHFGEGLIQRMPRCRHGYFHIVNNDYTHWRMYAIGGSASPTINSQGNRFLAPDDRDHKEVTKHETAPQSQWKKWSWRSEGDLMLNGAFFTLSGAGSSSNFAKASSLSARPSSLVSSMTARAGVLNCREGNAC, from the exons atgggAATCCCACTTTTCACTCTAATGTTATCTCTTCTTTTGGTTCCACTTCTCACATTATCTTCCCCGATTCCAGACCCTGAACTAGTAGTGCAAGAATTTAACGA AAAAGTTAATGCATCAAGAAGGAATTTGGGAGTTCTATCCTGTGGAGCAAGCAACCCCATTGACGAATGCTGGAGTTGTGACCCTAATTGGAAAAACAATAGGAAGCAGTTGGCAGATTGCGCGATTGGGTTCGGAAGACAGGCCATTGGTGGAAGAGATGGCAAGATTTATGTAGTGACAGATGCTGGAGATGATGCGGTGAATCCGAAACCGGGGACTCTGAGATACGGTTGCATCCAAAGCGAGCCTTTGTGGATCGTTTTTTCGCGCGACATGGTCATCAAACTCAAGCAAGAACTCATGATAACCTCGTTCAAAACAATTGACGGCAGAGGTGTGAGTGTGCACATAGCTAATGGGCCATGCATAACCCTTCAATATGTTAGAAATGTCATCATACATGGCATCAACATACATGACTGCAAGCAAGGGGGGAATGCTTATGTGAGGGATTCTACTAAACATTTTGGATGGAGAGGCTTATCAGATGGTGACGGGGTGTCTATATTCAGTTCCAGCAATATTTGGATCGATCATTGCTCGTTGTCGAATTGCCAAGATGGCCTCATCGATGCCATACGTGGCTCGACAGCCATCACCATTTCGAACAATTACATGACACATCATGATAAGGTCATGCTCTTGGGGCATAGTGATAGTTACACACGTGATAAAGCTATGCAAATCACCATTGCCTTCAACCATTTCGGAGAAGGGCTCATTCAGAGGATGCCAAG ATGCAGGCATGGCTATTTCCACATTGTGAACAATGACTACACACATTGGCGAATGTATGCTATTGGCGGCAGTGCATCCCCTACTATCAACAGCCAAGGCAATAGATTTCTTGCTCCTGATGATAGGGACCATAAGGAG GTGACCAAACATGAGACGGCTCCACAAAGCCAGTGGAAGAAATGGAGCTGGAGATCAGAAGGCGACTTGATGCTAAATGGCGCATTCTTCACGCTGTCTGGTGCTGGATCCTCATCTAATTTCGCCAAAGCATCAAGCTTGAGCGCGAGACCATCGTCCCTCGTGAGCTCAATGACAGCAAGAGCAGGCGTACTCAACTGTAGAGAAGGCAACGCATGTTGA